In Diaphorobacter ruginosibacter, the genomic stretch CGCGTGATCTTGCCCGCGGGCGATGCGCCGGCCGCGGCAAGCACGTCGCCGACGGCACCCACGGTGCCTGACGAGCCGTAGGCCACGTCCCAGGTGTTGCGCTGGTAGGTGTCGAGCGCTTCGTCGAGCACCGCCTTGGCAGCGATCTCGGCGGCCTCGAAAGCACGCTCGGTGAACTGGCCTTCGGCGAAGTAGCGCGTGGACCACGCCACGCTGCCCACGCGGAACGACGCCACGGCGGTCGGTGTGAACTGGCGCCCGAGGATGATCTCGGTGGAGCGGCCGCCAATGTCCACCACCAGCCGACGCTCGTCCGACTGCGGCAGCAGGCGCGCCACGCCCTGGTAGATCAGGCGTGCCTCCTCCGGGCCGGAGACGATGTCGATCGGATAGCCCAGGATCTGCCCGCCGCGCTCGATGAAGGCCTCGCGGTTGCGTGCTTCGCGCAGCGTCTGGGTGGCGACGGCGCGCACGTTCGCGCGCGGGAATCCGGACAGCCGCTCCGCAAAGCGCGCAAGGCAATCCCAGCCGCGCTGCATCGCCTGCTCCGTGAGATTCTTGTCCTCGTCCAGCCCCGCACCTTGGCGTACGGTCTCCTTGAAGTATTCGATTTTCTCGATATGGCCGTGCTCATATCGGCCGATTTCCAGTCGGAAGCTGTTCGACCCCAGGTCGACAGCGGCTAGCAATGTTCCATCTTGCATAAGGGTGCTGGGTACGTCGTCGCGCAATTTTTTCTCGCGGCGCAGCATAGCACCAGCCCCTGTTCCTTGGTGGAAGACGTGGTCTGTTTCCCACGCGTGCTGCTCAACCGACGATGCGGCCATCCGAGGTGAGCATGGTCTGCGTGACATTGGAACTGCTGAGTTTTTCGCCCTGGTAGGCAATCTGGTATCCACCGATCTGCAGCGGCGCGCGCTTGCGGAAGGCCGCCATTGCCGCCGGGCGGCCAGGCGCGGAGGCCAATGTGGAGAGCACTTCGGCGGTATAGCGCGCCGCGATGTAGCCCGCGAGGCCGTGTTGCGATGGGGGTTCGTCATACAGCTTTGCAAGTGCCGCGCGGTAGCTGCGCACCACTGGCAGGCCCGCCGTCACCATGGGCACGGGCTGGGTCACGACGACCGATACGTTGCGCGGCAGCCCGCCCAGTTGGGTGAGCACCTGCAGGTTCACATCGGCCAGTGCGATCAGGTAGCAGTGCGAGCCCGTCGGCACGCCCATCTGGTGGGCGAAGGCATGCAGTTCGGGTGTGCCTCCGATGAACAGGATGAGCGGGGGAGGCGAGGCCGGCCGCTTGTTGATGGGCAGTTGCTGCAACTTCAGGCCCTCGGCAGCACCGGCCTGGGCGATCGAGGCGCTGAGCTCTTTCTGCAGCGCGGGTGTCGCGTACACCACGCCAGCCTGTTTCACACCCATGACCGCCAGCGATTTCATGGCGTGGGCGATCTGCGCCTGGTAGTCGGGGAAGGCATGGAAGACCGTGTTGTCGCTGTCGCTCCATTGGCGCTGCAGCCAGGGCGCGACGATGGGCAGTGCCTGGGCGCCGGGTGCCGTCGACCGTTGCAATGCAGCCACCGACGCGGCCGTCGCATCGCCAACGCAGCCGCTCAGTGCGAGGCAGGCAGGGTTGGCCAGCGCACCCTGCAGTGCCGCCTTGACCGAGCCGGCGCTGCCGTCGGTCTCGATCACCACATGCTGGATGCCGCGGCCGCGCACGCTCTCCCGAGCGTTGTATTCCTGCCAGGCGGTGCGCGAGCCGATCAGGAAGTCACGGCTGATGTCCTGTTGCAGTGCGGACATGTCCACGATCTGGGCGACTGCCATGGCGGTGGAGGAATCTCCTGCGGCATGGGCCTGCAGGGCGGGAAACAGCGCGCCTGCCGCGGTGACCAGCCCGGTACGGCGGAGCCATTGCCGACGGCTGAGGGCAGGGGGGTGATCAGGGTGGCGTTGCATGGGGGATAACAAAAAACAACTTTTGGAAAATTTATGTTACGAGTGCTCAGCGACAGATTTGTGACAGTTACATGGCGTTCTCCCTCTGAAAAATATTTATGACAAATCCAATGTGTCACGTCACTGTCATATAGCGACCCTACATTTCGTTCCATCACATGTTTTGTTCAACCTTGAGGTTTCTCTCATGACAATGTCTGCAATTCGGGTTCTGGTGTCTGGTCTGGTGGCGATGGGCGCGGTGTCGACGGCCATGGCTCAAAGCGAAGCCACCGGCGCCGGTGCCAGCTTCCCGGCTCCGCTGTATTCCAAGTGGGCGGCCGACTACAACAAGGCAACAGGCGTCAAGATCAACTACCAGTCGGTGGGCTCGGGTGCCGGCCTGCGCCAGATCGAAGCCAAGACCGTCGACTTCGGTGCTTCCGACGCACCCCTGAAGGACGACGAGCTGCAGAAGAAGGGCCTGGTGCAGTTCCCCACCGTGATCGGCGGCATCGTGCCCGTGGTGAACATCAAGGGCATCGCTCCCGGCCAACTGAAGCTCTCGGGCAAGGTGCTGGGCGACATCTACCTGGGCAAGATCACCAACTGGAACGACGCTACCATCAAGGCACTGAACCCCGGCGTGGAGCTGCCTGACGCTGCCATCGCTCCGGTGCGCCGCGCCGACGGTTCCGGCACCACGTTCGGCTTCACCAACTATCTCTCGAAGGTGAACCCCGAGTGGAAGGAAAAGATCGGTGAAGGCACGGCCGTGAACTGGCCCACCGGCGCGGGCGGCAAGGGCAACGAAGGCGTTGCAGCTTTCGTGGGCCGTCTGCCCAACTCCATCGGCTACGTCGAGTACGCCTATGTGAAGCAGAACAAGATGACCTACACGCAGTTGCAGAACAAGGACGGCAACTTCGTGTCGCCCGACGATGGCAACTTCAAGGCCGCCGCCGCAGGTGCCGACTGGAGCAAGAGCTTCTACCAGATCCTGACCGAGCAGCCTGGCAAGGATGCATGGCCGATCACTTCCGCCACCTTCATCCTGATGCACAAGACCCAGGACAAGCCGGTCCAGGCCGCTACCTCGCTGAAGTTCTTCGAGTGGGCCTACAAGAATGGCGACAAGACTGCCGGCGACCTGGACTACGTGCCGATGCCCGACAGCGTGAAGGAAGTCATCTACAAGTCCTGGGCTGAAATCAAGGACGGTTCCGGCAAGGCTATTTCTTTGAAGTGATTTGCAGCGACCCGGTCGAATGATCCTCCCCGCCGATGACCAGCGTCCCAGGACGCCGGTTTCGGTGGGGTTGTCTGCAGGGCAGGCAAGGCCCGCCCGGACCTTCGAATCTTAATTTCCAATCAAGGCGCCAGACGTGTCCACAACACTGCCCGTATCATCGTCCAATTCTTCCTTGAAGGATGTGGAGAGAGTGACCAAGAACACCCCCCCGCCCCGGTCCGCCCCGATGGCCGGCGCTTTCGTTGACCGTCTGTTCGGCTGGTGCGCGCGCGGCGCCGCGCTGCTCACCCTGCTGCTGCTGGTCGGCATCCTGATTTCGCTGGTGATCGGCGCCTGGCCGTCCATCAGCAAGTACGGCATCGGCTTTCTCACCAGCAGCGTCTGGGATCCGGTGCAGAACGAATACGGCGGCCTGGTGATGATCTACGGCACGCTGGCCACGTCGGCCATCGCGCTGATCATCGCCGTGCCCGTCAGCTTCGGCATTGCGCTGTTCCTGACCGAGCTCTCGCCCGCCTGGCTCAAGCGCCCCCTCGGCACGGCCATCGAATTGCTGGCGGCCGTTCCTTCCATCGTCTACGGCATGTGGGGCCTGATGGTGTTCGGCCCCATCCTGGCCACCTATGTGCAGCAGCCGCTGCAGAAGCTGCTCAACGGCGTGCCGTTCCTGGGCGCGCTGGTCTCCGGCCCTCCCGTGGGCATCGGTATCCTGTCCGCCGGCATCATCCTGGCGATCATGATCATCCCGTTCATCGCTTCGGTGATGCGCGACGTGTTCGAGGTCACTCCCGCACTGCTCAAGGAATCGGCCTACGGCCTCGGCTCCACAACCTGGGAAGTGGTCTGGAAGGTGGTTCTGCCCTACACCAAGGCCGGTGTGCTCGGCGGCGTGATGCTGGGCCTGGGCCGCGCCCTGGGTGAGACTATGGCGGTGACCTTCGTGATCGGTAACATGAACCAGCTGAATTCCCTGTCGGTCTTCGAGGCCGCCAACAGCATCACCTCGGCGCTGGCCAACGAATTCGCCGAAGCCGGCGAGGGCCTGCACCAGGCTTCGCTGATCTACCTGGGCCTGGTGCTGTTCTTCATCACCTTCGTGGTGCTCTCGCTCTCCAAGCTGCTGCTCAACCGTCTGAAGAAAGCCGAAGGAGCACGTTCGTGAATACGACTTCTGCACAACTCATCGCCGCACAGGAACTCTCCAAGGTGCGCGCCGCACGCTACAACCGCCGCAAGCGTCTCAACCAGATCGCGCTGACGCTGTCGCTCGCCGCCATGGCCTTCGGCGTGTTCTGGCTGATCTGGATCCTGTGGGAAACGCTGCGCCTGGGGGTGGGTGGCCTCAGCATGACGCTGTTTACCGAGATGACCCCGCCACCGAACGAGGACGGCGGCATTGCCAACGCGATCTTCGGATCGGTGGTGATGGTGTCGCTGGCCACGTTCGTCGGCACGCCCATCGGCATCATGGCCGGCGTCTATCTGGCCGAATACGATCCGCGCGGCTGGCTGTCCTCGGTCACCCGTTTCGTGAACGACATCCTGCTGTCCGCTCCGTCGATCGTGATCGGCCTGTTCGTCTACGCCATCGTGGTGGCCCGCTTCAAGAGCTTCTCGGCCTATGCCGGCATCCTGGCGCTGGCGCTGATCGTGATTCCGGTGGTGATCCGCACGACCGAGAACATGCTGACCCTGGTGCCCGCGAGCCTGCGTGAAGCGGCCTATGCACTGGGCACGCCCAAGTGGAAGGTCATCACCATGGTGACGCTGCGCGCCGCCCGTGCCGGTGTGATCACCGGTGTGCTGCTGGCCGTTGCCCGTATTGCCGGTGAAACCGCTCCGCTGCTG encodes the following:
- the pstC gene encoding phosphate ABC transporter permease PstC yields the protein MAGAFVDRLFGWCARGAALLTLLLLVGILISLVIGAWPSISKYGIGFLTSSVWDPVQNEYGGLVMIYGTLATSAIALIIAVPVSFGIALFLTELSPAWLKRPLGTAIELLAAVPSIVYGMWGLMVFGPILATYVQQPLQKLLNGVPFLGALVSGPPVGIGILSAGIILAIMIIPFIASVMRDVFEVTPALLKESAYGLGSTTWEVVWKVVLPYTKAGVLGGVMLGLGRALGETMAVTFVIGNMNQLNSLSVFEAANSITSALANEFAEAGEGLHQASLIYLGLVLFFITFVVLSLSKLLLNRLKKAEGARS
- a CDS encoding ABC transporter substrate-binding protein yields the protein MQRHPDHPPALSRRQWLRRTGLVTAAGALFPALQAHAAGDSSTAMAVAQIVDMSALQQDISRDFLIGSRTAWQEYNARESVRGRGIQHVVIETDGSAGSVKAALQGALANPACLALSGCVGDATAASVAALQRSTAPGAQALPIVAPWLQRQWSDSDNTVFHAFPDYQAQIAHAMKSLAVMGVKQAGVVYATPALQKELSASIAQAGAAEGLKLQQLPINKRPASPPPLILFIGGTPELHAFAHQMGVPTGSHCYLIALADVNLQVLTQLGGLPRNVSVVVTQPVPMVTAGLPVVRSYRAALAKLYDEPPSQHGLAGYIAARYTAEVLSTLASAPGRPAAMAAFRKRAPLQIGGYQIAYQGEKLSSSNVTQTMLTSDGRIVG
- the pstA gene encoding phosphate ABC transporter permease PstA, with translation MNTTSAQLIAAQELSKVRAARYNRRKRLNQIALTLSLAAMAFGVFWLIWILWETLRLGVGGLSMTLFTEMTPPPNEDGGIANAIFGSVVMVSLATFVGTPIGIMAGVYLAEYDPRGWLSSVTRFVNDILLSAPSIVIGLFVYAIVVARFKSFSAYAGILALALIVIPVVIRTTENMLTLVPASLREAAYALGTPKWKVITMVTLRAARAGVITGVLLAVARIAGETAPLLFTALNNQFWNGDLGKPMASLPVTIFKFAMSPYENWQHLAWAGVFLITLAVLGLNILARVVTRQK
- the pstS gene encoding phosphate ABC transporter substrate-binding protein PstS, translating into MTMSAIRVLVSGLVAMGAVSTAMAQSEATGAGASFPAPLYSKWAADYNKATGVKINYQSVGSGAGLRQIEAKTVDFGASDAPLKDDELQKKGLVQFPTVIGGIVPVVNIKGIAPGQLKLSGKVLGDIYLGKITNWNDATIKALNPGVELPDAAIAPVRRADGSGTTFGFTNYLSKVNPEWKEKIGEGTAVNWPTGAGGKGNEGVAAFVGRLPNSIGYVEYAYVKQNKMTYTQLQNKDGNFVSPDDGNFKAAAAGADWSKSFYQILTEQPGKDAWPITSATFILMHKTQDKPVQAATSLKFFEWAYKNGDKTAGDLDYVPMPDSVKEVIYKSWAEIKDGSGKAISLK